A stretch of the bacterium genome encodes the following:
- the rpsJ gene encoding 30S ribosomal protein S10 translates to MARTNQIRIKLKSFDHEILDRSAQKIVETAERSGARIAGPIPLPTDKRVHCIVKPTALGRSSRTMEHFEIRVHKRMIDIIDSTQRTVDALMKLDLPSGVDVSIKTSAG, encoded by the coding sequence ATGGCGAGGACCAATCAGATCAGGATCAAGCTCAAGTCGTTCGATCACGAGATCCTGGACCGGTCGGCGCAGAAGATTGTAGAGACGGCGGAGCGCAGCGGCGCTCGCATCGCCGGCCCGATCCCGCTGCCCACCGACAAGCGCGTCCATTGCATCGTGAAGCCGACGGCGTTGGGTCGCAGCAGCCGGACGATGGAGCACTTCGAGATCCGGGTGCACAAGCGCATGATTGACATCATTGACTCCACCCAGCGGACGGTGGATGCGCTGATGAAGCTCGACCTGCCGAGCGGCGTGGACGTGTCGATCAAGACGTCGGCGGGGTAA